From Cannabis sativa cultivar Pink pepper isolate KNU-18-1 chromosome 8, ASM2916894v1, whole genome shotgun sequence, a single genomic window includes:
- the LOC115698650 gene encoding ADP-ribosylation factor 1 isoform X2 has protein sequence MGLTFTKLFSRLFAKKEMRILMVGLDAAGKTTILYKLKLGEIVTTIPTIGFNVETVEYKNISFTVWDVGGQDKIRPLWRHYFQNTQGLIFVVDSNDRDRVVEARDELHRMLNEDELRDAVLLVFANKQDLPNAMNAAEITDKLGLHSLRQRHWYIQSTCATSGEGLYEGLDWLSNNIASKA, from the exons ATGGGGCTGACATTCACGAAGCTCTTCAGCAGGCTCTTTGCCAAGAAAGAGATGCGAATTCTGATGGTGGGTCTTGATGCCGCTGGTAAGACCACCATCTTGTACAAGCTCAAGCTTGGAGAAATCGTTACCACCATCCCCACTATTG GATTTAATGTAGAGACAGTAGAATACAAGAACATTAGCTTCACAGTTTGGGATGTTGGGGGTCAGGACAAG ATCCGCCCACTATGGAGGCACTATTTCCAGAATACTCAAGGTcttatttttgttgttgataGCAATGATAGGGATCGAGTTGTTGAGGCAAGAGATGAGTTGCACCGAATGTTGAATGAG GATGAACTGAGAGATGCTGTTCTGCTCGTATTTGCCAACAAACAAGATCTTCCTAATGCAATGAATGCTGCAGAAATAACAGACAAGCTTGGTCTCCATTCTCTTCGCCAACGCCACTG GTACATCCAGAGTACATGTGCAACCTCTGGGGAAGGTCTTTACGAAGGGTTGGACTGGCTCTCCAACAACATTGCTAGCAAG GCATAA
- the LOC115698650 gene encoding ADP-ribosylation factor 1 isoform X1 has protein sequence MGLTFTKLFSRLFAKKEMRILMVGLDAAGKTTILYKLKLGEIVTTIPTIGFNVETVEYKNISFTVWDVGGQDKIRPLWRHYFQNTQGLIFVVDSNDRDRVVEARDELHRMLNEDELRDAVLLVFANKQDLPNAMNAAEITDKLGLHSLRQRHWYIQSTCATSGEGLYEGLDWLSNNIASKASLQK, from the exons ATGGGGCTGACATTCACGAAGCTCTTCAGCAGGCTCTTTGCCAAGAAAGAGATGCGAATTCTGATGGTGGGTCTTGATGCCGCTGGTAAGACCACCATCTTGTACAAGCTCAAGCTTGGAGAAATCGTTACCACCATCCCCACTATTG GATTTAATGTAGAGACAGTAGAATACAAGAACATTAGCTTCACAGTTTGGGATGTTGGGGGTCAGGACAAG ATCCGCCCACTATGGAGGCACTATTTCCAGAATACTCAAGGTcttatttttgttgttgataGCAATGATAGGGATCGAGTTGTTGAGGCAAGAGATGAGTTGCACCGAATGTTGAATGAG GATGAACTGAGAGATGCTGTTCTGCTCGTATTTGCCAACAAACAAGATCTTCCTAATGCAATGAATGCTGCAGAAATAACAGACAAGCTTGGTCTCCATTCTCTTCGCCAACGCCACTG GTACATCCAGAGTACATGTGCAACCTCTGGGGAAGGTCTTTACGAAGGGTTGGACTGGCTCTCCAACAACATTGCTAGCAAGGCAAGTCTACAAAAATGA